In the Streptomyces fradiae ATCC 10745 = DSM 40063 genome, one interval contains:
- a CDS encoding TraR/DksA family transcriptional regulator yields the protein MPEAAVHGAPVPAADPGPGTAGPALTREAPGPVPAGRAAHPAPETAGPGGGAPWDGAAARREVQAELTASARMVLHDVEAALERMDRGGYGTCELCRHPIELRRLTIVPQARYCGRCHRVREALR from the coding sequence GTGCCGGAGGCCGCCGTCCACGGGGCCCCCGTTCCCGCCGCCGATCCGGGACCGGGGACCGCCGGTCCGGCGCTCACCCGCGAGGCCCCCGGGCCCGTCCCCGCGGGGCGGGCCGCGCACCCCGCCCCGGAGACGGCCGGGCCCGGGGGAGGGGCGCCCTGGGACGGGGCCGCCGCGCGGCGGGAGGTGCAGGCGGAGCTGACCGCTTCCGCGCGCATGGTGCTCCACGACGTGGAGGCCGCCCTGGAGCGCATGGACCGGGGCGGCTACGGCACCTGTGAGCTGTGCCGCCACCCCATCGAGCTGCGGCGGCTGACCATCGTGCCCCAGGCCCGCTACTGCGGCCGCTGCCACCGGGTCCGGGAGGCGCTCCGGTGA